The Salvia miltiorrhiza cultivar Shanhuang (shh) chromosome 1, IMPLAD_Smil_shh, whole genome shotgun sequence genome has a window encoding:
- the LOC131023557 gene encoding UDP-glycosyltransferase 87A2-like translates to MAPIHVVAMPYPGRGHINPMLSLCAAVADRSSDVHITVVLTEEWLGLLHSMEKPPNVAFAAIPNVVPSEKVRGDDLQAFFVAVLTKMQAPFEQLLDGGSLPPPDFIIGDAFLSWVFEVAGQRNIPSAHLWTMSAAVYTVFYHFDLLVQNGHYPLDLSANEEAIVDYIPGLPPVGVADLPLLIRDQESLPKLMQLFPNDSNTKHLIFTSFYELEAQVIDALKQKSSMSIYTIGPASIYSRLRDIKTSSTNDYLRWLDHQPPSSVLYISLGSFLHIPAAQMDEIASGLQGSGVRFLWVARRDASRLQETSGNEGLVVEWCDQLRVLAHPSVGGFLTHCGWNSTKEALLAGVPVLSFPLIMDQSSNAKAIVEDWRVGWRFSERAGFDLRNLKRDEIAKTLKGFMDLESVERKELSRNARELRKICEKEFGEGESHQTNLDHFVRLIKS, encoded by the exons ATGGCTCCGATCCACGTGGTGGCGATGCCGTACCCTGGCCGCGGCCACATCAACCCCATGCTCAGCCTCTGCGCCGCCGTGGCCGACCGGAGCTCCGACGTGCACATAACCGTCGTCCTAACGGAGGAGTGGCTCGGCTTGCTCCATTCCATGGAGAAACCGCCCAACGTGGCCTTCGCCGCCATCCCCAACGTCGTGCCGTCGGAGAAGGTCCGCGGCGACGACCTCCAGGCCTTCTTCGTGGCGGTTCTCACTAAAATGCAGGCGCCGTTCGAGCAGCTCCTCGATGGCGGATCGCTGCCGCCGCCGGATTTCATTATAGGCGACGCGTTTCTGTCGTGGGTCTTTGAAGTCGCCGGCCAAAGGAATATTCCGTCGGCTCACCTGTGGACCATGTCGGCGGCGGTGTACACTGTGTTTTACCACTTTGACCTTCTGGTGCAGAACGGCCACTACCCCCTCGATTTGTCag CTAACGAAGAAGCCATAGTGGACTATATTCCCGGGCTCCCACCAGTTGGTGTTGCTGATCTTCCATTACTCATTCGAGACCAAGAATCCCTGCCTAAACTCATGCAATTATTTCCCAATGATTCCAACACAAAACATCTAATTTTCACATCTTTCTACGAACTAGAAGCCCAAGTTATCGATGCTCTCAAGCAAAAATCTTCAATGTCAATCTACACCATCGGCCCCGCCTCTATATATTCGAGGCTAAGAGACATCAAAACGAGCTCCACTAATGATTACTTGAGATGGCTAGACCATCAGCCACCGAGCTCGGTTTTGTACATCTCACTAGGCAGTTTCTTGCACATCCCTGCAGCCCAGATGGACGAGATCGCTTCTGGGCTGCAGGGGAGTGGTGTAAGATTCTTGTGGGTGGCTAGACGAGACGCCTCTCGTTTGCAGGAGACATCCGGGAATGAGGGCCTAGTGGTGGAGTGGTGCGACCAGCTGAGGGTGCTGGCCCACCCTTCCGTGGGGGGTTTCTTGACGCACTGTGGATGGAACTCGACTAAAGAAGCACTGCTAGCTGGCGTGCCAGTgctttcttttcctttgataATGGATCAGTCGTCCAATGCGAAGGCGATTGTCGAGGATTGGAGAGTTGGATGGAGGTTCTCCGAGAGGGCCGGGTTTGATTTGAGAAATTTGAAGAGGGATGAAATTGCTAAGACTTTGAAAGGGTTTATGGATTTGGAGAGTGTGGAGAGGAAAGAGCTTAGCCGAAATGCTAGGGAATTGCGGAAGATATGCGAGAAAGAATTTGGAGAAGGAGAGTCGCACCAAACCAATCTTGATCACTTTGTTAGATTAATCAAATCTTGA